Genomic segment of Sphingopyxis lindanitolerans:
TTTGCCGATTATTGCCGCGGCGCGATCCGCCTGTCGGCGCTCCAGCGGCAGCGCGTCGTCTATGTGATGACGCACGATAGCATCGGGTTGGGCGAAGATGGCCCGACGCATCAGCCGATCGAGCATCTCCAGTCGCTGCGCGCGATGCCGAACCTCCTGGTCATGCGCCCCGCCGATGCGGTCGAAACTGCCGAATGCTGGGCGATCGCGCTTGCGCAGGATAGTCGTCCGTCGCTGCTCGCCCTGACCCGCCAGAACCTTCCGCCGCTGCGCCATGACGTCACGGAAAATCTTTGCCTGAAAGGCGGTTATCGCCTGCGCGCCGCGTCGGCGGCGAAGAAGGTGGTGCTCGTCGCCACCGGCTCCGAAGTGTCGCTCGCGATCGAGGTCGCTGACAAGCTCGAAGCCGCGGGCCAAGGCGCCGACGTCGTCTCGATGGTGTCGACCGAGCTGTTCGACGAACAGGATGCCGCCTATCAAGCCGATATCCTGCCCGCCGACACGCTGATCGTCTCGATCGAGGCGGGCACGACGTTCGGTTGGGAACGCTACACCGGCCGCGACGGCCTGCGCTTTGGCATCGACAGCTTTGGTGCGTCGGCGCCGATCGACGACCTTTACCGGCATTTCGGCCTGACCGGCGATGCCATCACCTCCCAGATACTGGCACGGCTCGGCGCATAAAGACCGGGCCACCATAGGCAGAAAGGACTCCCTCGACATGGCAGTGAAAGTCGCAATCAACGGTTTCGGACGCATCGGTCGCCTGGTAGCGCGCGCCATCCTCGAGCGCCCCGACTGCGGTCTCGAACTGGTCGCGATCAACGATCTTGCCGACGCCAAGTCGAACGCGCTGCTGTTCAAACGCGACAGCGTTCACGGCGCTTTTCCGGGCGAGGTTTCGGCCGATGGCGACGCGATGGTTGTCAATGGCAAGCGCATTCGCGTCACCGCCGAGCGCGACCCGGCCAACTTGCCGCACGCCGAGCTGGGCGTCGATATCGCGCTGGAATGCACGGGTTTCTTTGCTGACCGTGATAGCGCGTCGAAGCATCTGACTGCGGGCGCCAAGCGCGTGCTGATTTCGGCCCCCGCCAAGGGCGTCGACCTGACCGTCGTCTATGGCGTCAACCATGACAAGCTGACCCGTGAGCATCATGTCGTCTCGAACGCGAGCTGCACCACCAACTGTCTCGCGCCGGTCGCCAAGGTGTTGAACGACACGCTGGGTATCGAGCGCGGGTTGATGACTACGGTCCACGCCTATACCAACGATCAGAAGATCCTCGACCAGATCCACCCCGACATGCGCCGGGCGCGCGCCGCCGCGATGTCGATCATCCCGACGACGACGGGCGCGGCCCGCGCGGTCGGCGAAGTGTTGCCCGAGCTCAAGGGCAAGCTCGACGGCTCGGCGATCCGCGTGCCGACCCCGAATGTCAGCCTGGTCGACCTGACCTTCACCCCGAAGCGCGACACGAGCGTCGAGGAAGTGAACAAGATCCTGAAAGACGCATCGGAAGGCGCGCTGAAGGGCGTTCTGGCTTTCTCCGACGAGCCGCTGGTCTCGATCGACTATAATCACTGTCCGGCAAGCTCGACCATCGACAGCCTCGAAACCTCGGTTCTCGAAGGCAAGCTGGTTCGCGTCGTCAGCTGGTACGACAATGAATGGGGCTTCTCGAACCGCATGGTCGATACTGCGGGCGTGATCGCCGGGCTGCTGTAATTCCACTGCCGTGCCCTCCGCGAAGGCGGGGCCCATCTCCGACCGTGTCGGAATGGAACGGACGGAGGTTGGCCACGAGAGCGTAGGAGATGGACCCCTGCCTTCGCAGGGGAACATTCCGCATCGGAGTGAACAAGATGACCGCGTTCAAAACCCTCGACGATATCGGCGACGTCACCGGCAAGCGCGTGCTCGTCCGCGTCGATCTCAACGTCCCGATGTTCGAAGGCGCGGTCAGCGACACGACGCGTATTCAGGCGGCTCTGCCGACGATCCACGAGCTGTCGGACAAGGGCGCGATCGTCCTGCTGCTCGCCCATTTCGGGCGGCCAAAGGGCGCGAAGAATCCGACCCAGTCGCTCAGTCTGGTCATCGACGGAGTCGCCAACGTGCTTGGCCATTCGGTGATGTTCATTCCCGATTGCATCGGCGAGGGCGCGAAAGCGGGGATTGCGGTGCTCGCCGCCGGCGACGTCGCGGTGCTCGAAAATACGCGCTTCCATGCCGGTGAGGAAAGCAACGATCCGACCTTTGCCGATGCGCTTGCCGAAATCGGCGATCTTTATGTTAACGACGCTTTCTCGGCCGCGCACCGTGCGCACGGCTCGACCGAAGGCATCGCGCACCGCTTGCCGTCCTATGCCGGCCGCGCGATGGAGACCGAGCTCAACGCGCTCGACGCGGCGCTCGGCAATCCGGCGCATCCGGTCGCGGCGGTGGTCGGCGGCGCGAAAGTGTCGAGCAAGATCGACGTTCTCAGGAATCTCGTCGGCCAGGTCGATCATCTGATCATCGGCGGCGGCATGGCGAACACCTTTCTCGCCGCGCGCGGGGTCGATGTCGGCAAGTCTCTGTGCGAGCATGATCTGGTCGATACCGCGAACGCGATCTTCGATGCCGCCGATAGCGCGGGCTGCACGATCCATCTGCCCTATGACGTCGTGGTGGCAAAACAGTTCGCGCCGAACCCGCCGACCCGCACCGTCAACGTCCATGAGGTCGCGGCCGACGAGATGATCCTCGACATCGGCCCGGCGGCGACCGAAGCGCTCGCCGATGTGCTCAAAAATTGCCGCACCCTGGTGTGGAACGGCCCGCTCGGCGCGTTCGAGACGCCGCCGTTCGACACCGCGACCGTCGCGCTGGCCAGGACCGCTGCGGCGCTGACCCGCGAAGGCTCGCTGACCTCGGTCGCGGGCGGCGGCGATACCGTCGCGGCGCTCAACCACGCGGGGGTCGCCGGCGATTTCACCTTCGTCTCGACCGCGGGCGGCGCATTCCTCGAATGGATGGAAGGCAAGCCGCTGCCGGGTGTCGACGCCCTTCAGGCCTGAACGAGCGTCGCATTGCTTCCCGCACGGGGCGGGGCTATGCGCTCGATCCCATACGTATGCAGCCAACTGGAGATGACATGACTGCCGCCAATGCCGCGATGCTGGAACAGATCAAATCGGGTCAGGGCTTTATCGCCGCGCTCGATCAGAGCGGCGGATCGACGCCCAAGGCGCTGAAAGGCTATGGCATCGACGAAGATGCCTTTTCGAACGACGAGGAAATGTTCGGCCTGATCCACGCGATGCGTAGCCGCATCGTCACTGCGCCCTGCTTCAACGGCGACAAGGTGATCGGCGCGATCCTGTTCGAACGCACGATGGATGGAGAAGCGGGCGGCCAGCCTGTCCCGGCGTTGCTTTGGGACCGCGGCGTCGTTCCCTTTCTGAAGGTCGACAAGGGGCTCGAAGCCGAAGCCGAGGGCGTCCAGTTGATGAAGCCGATGTCCGACCTCGACGCATTGTGCGACCGCGCGGTCGCCAAGGGCGTGTTTGGCACCAAAATGCGCAGCGTCGTCAACCTTGCCAACGCCGACGGCATCAAGGCGATCGCGCGCCAGCAGTTCGCTGAAGCGAAACGCATCGCCGCGCACGATCTGGTCCCGATCATCGAGCCCGAAGTGAATATCAAGAGTGTCGAGCGCGCCGCAGCGGATCGCCTGCTACTGAACGAAATGCTGGCGGAACTCGACGCTTGGGACGGCGCCCCGGTCATGCTGAAGCTGTCGCTGCCGACCGAACCCGGCCTGTTCCAGCCGCTGGTCGATCACCCCAAGGTGCTGCGCGTCGTCGCCTTGTCGGGCGGTTTCGTGCGCGCCGAGGCCTGCGCCGAACTGGCGAAGAACCCCGGCATCATCGCCAGCTTCAGCCGGGCGCTGCTCGAAGACCTCCGCCACCAGATGAGCGACGACGAATTCAACGCCTCGCTCGGCGGGGCGATCGGCGAAATCCACGCGGCGTCGGTCGCGTAATGGCCACGGGCTGGCAAGCCGTCGACGATTATATCGCCGAAAAATTGCTCGGCGCCGACGATGCGCTTGCCGCCGCCCTCGCCAATAACGCAGCCAACGGCCTGCCACCGATCGACGTGTCGGCGGCGCAGGGCAAGATGCTGTTCCTGCTCGCGCAGATGGCGGGGGCGAAGCGCATCCTCGAAGTCGGGACGCTCGGCGGCTATTCGACGATCTGGCTGGCGCGCGCTCTACCCGCGAGTGGCACGCTGGTGACGCTCGAACTCGAACCGCATCATGCGGCCGTGGCGCGCGAGAATCTGGAGCGGGCGGGCGTCGCGGACAAGGTCGACATCCGCGTCGGCCCCGCCGCCGACAGCCTGGCCGGGATCGCCGCCGACGCGCCGTTCGATTTGGTCTTCATTGACGCCGACAAGCAGAGCAACGCCCATTATGTCGCCGAAGCGATCCGGCTGGGGCGCAGCGGCACGACGATCATCGTCGACAATGTCGTCCGCGAAGGCGGCGTGCTCGACGCCGATAGCGGCGACGAGCGAATAGAGGGCACGCGCGCGCTGTTCGCTCGGCTGAGCGCCGACCCGCGACTCGACGCCACCGCGATCCAGACCGTCGGGGCGAAAGGCTGGGACGGGTTCGTGCTGGCGCGGGTGCGCTGAGCAACCTACTCCGTCTTCGCTTGCAATGACGAATATGCTCTACAACCCGCCCATGAAACGGAACGAGAAGCGATAATCCTCAGAGCGGATGGCTCCGCCGGTGCGTTTTGCCGGACGCACCGATTCGAGCGTGATCGTGCCGTCGGCGAGGTGCGTGGGTTTACCGAGCGTCACCTCGAATGGCTGCTTCTCGCCATTGCCGCGAATCCAAACCATTTGCAGCCGCACGCGGCCCGCCCAGACGCAGCGCGCATTCATCGGGCAGCGGCTGTCCTCCAGCAGCTTGACCGGCTGGACGATGGGGCCGTCGACATAGGCGCGCTGGCCGAACGCGACGTCGCGGCCGTCGGGCAGCGGCGCCTGTTCGCGGGTTGTTGCGCAGGCCGACACAGCGAAAGCGGCGGCGAGCGCGGGAAGGACCAAGGCGGGAATAGGGAGGCGGGGCAGGTTCTGCATTTGCGGGATAATCGCCGCATCGCTATGAACCCGCCATGACCACGCCAACCTGCCAGCTTTACCTGATCTCGCCGCTCGACGTCGGGGGCGATTTTCCCGCCAAACTCGAGGAAGCGCTCGCCGCCGCGCCGGTCGCGGCGTTCCAGTTTCGGATCAAGGGGCTGAATCAGCACGCCGCCGCGCGGCTCGCCGAGCCGTTGCAGGCGATCTGCGCCGCGCATGACACCGCATTCATCGTCAATGATGATGTGGGGCTTGCTAAGCGGCTCGACGCCGACGGTGTGCACTTGGGGCAGGGCGATGGCGATCCGCGCGAGGCGCGCCGCCTGCTTGGACCGCAGGCGCAGATCGGCGTGACTTGCCACGACAGCCGCCATTTCGCGATGGAAGCAGGCGAGGCGGGGGCCGATTATGTCGCGTTCGGGGCTTTCTTTCCGACGACCACCAAGGCGGTGGAGCATTATGCCGAGCCCGACATCCTGGTCTGGTGGCAGGGATTGTTCGAGCTTCCCTGCGTGGCGATCGGCGGTATCACCCCCGACAATGCCGCGATATTGATCGAGGCGGGCGCCGATTTCCTGGCGGTGTCGAGCGCGGTGTGGGCGCATCCCGAGGGGCCGGGGGCCGCCGTGCGGGCGTTCGATGCACTGCTGAGAGGGTAATCCGCGCGTGAATCGCGGCGGACCCTAAGCGAGCGGATAGCCGCTGCGCGGCTTGTCCTTGTCGGGTGGACGCGGCGCGGCTTCCTTGCGCCAGCCGAACAGGCCAGCGCAGGGCGCGGGGCGCCGGGCCGGTTTCTGCGGCGTGCGGGGCGGCGCCCGGTCGGGAAGATCGATATTCGTCATGCCCGCCTTATGAATTGCGGGCAGGGCGATATATTGGATCGATGCGTCAAATCGGCTTCGGTTCGTCGCCTTTTCGCTTGCCTAGGAGCGCGGCGCCCGCGACAGGTTGCGGCGAGGGAGACCATGATGACGAATGGAAACCAGGGTGGCGCGGCGATGCGCGAACTGACGCTGCGCGCGATCGTGCTGGGGGGGCTGCTGACCTTTCTGTTCACGGCGGCGAACGTCTATTTCGGGCTGCGTGTCGGCTTGACCTTTTCGACCGCGATTCCCGCCGCGGTGATCTCGATGGCGGTGCTGCGGACGCTCGGCGGGTCGAACATGGTCGAAAATAACATCGTCCAGACGATCGGCAGCGCCGCGGGTGCGGTGGCGACGATGATCTTCATCCTTCCCGGCCTCGTCATCGTCGGCTGGTGGACGAATTTCCCCTATTGGACGACGATGCTGACCTGCGCCGCGGGCGGGGTGCTGGGCGTGATGCTGTCGGTGCCGCTGCGCCGCGCGCTCGTCATCAATTCGGACCTTCCCTATCCCGAAGGCGTCGCGGGCGCCGAAATCCTGCGCGTCGGCATGGCGGGGGATGAAGGCGCGCGCGAGAACCGGCTTGGCCTGTCGACGATCATCCTCGGTGCGCTGGTCGCCGCCTTCTATGGCGTGATGACCGCGCTCAAGGTAGCGGCGGGCGAGGTCGCCAAGAATTTCAAGCTCGGCGCCGGGGTCGGCGGCGTCGCGGGCACCATGTCGCTGGGGCTGATCGGCGTCGGGCACCTGATCGGGCTGGCAACGGGGATCGCGATGGCGATCGGCACGGCCATTTCCTGGTTCGTCCTGCTGCCATGGCTCAGCGCCGGAAAGAGCGGCGCGGTCGATGATGTGGTTGGCGCGGTGTTCAGCCAGGAAGTGCGTTTTGTCGGCGCCGGGGCGATCGCGGTCGCGGCGATCTGGGCGCTGATCCGCATCGCGGGATCGATCGCGCAGGGGCTGAAGGGAATTGCCGCGGCGGCGCGCGCGCGCAAGGGCGGCCAGGTGCTCGAACTGACCGAACGCGACCTGCCTGGATCGATCGTGATCGGAACCAGCCTCGCGCTGCTGATCCCGATCGGCGTGCTGATCTGGCATTTCGTACAGGGTGGCCCGCTCGCGGGCGCATTCGGCGCGGCGCTGACGCTCGCATTGCTTTTCATTCTGGTGGTCGGGATCGCGACCGCGATCGTCACCGGCTATATGGCCG
This window contains:
- the gap gene encoding type I glyceraldehyde-3-phosphate dehydrogenase → MAVKVAINGFGRIGRLVARAILERPDCGLELVAINDLADAKSNALLFKRDSVHGAFPGEVSADGDAMVVNGKRIRVTAERDPANLPHAELGVDIALECTGFFADRDSASKHLTAGAKRVLISAPAKGVDLTVVYGVNHDKLTREHHVVSNASCTTNCLAPVAKVLNDTLGIERGLMTTVHAYTNDQKILDQIHPDMRRARAAAMSIIPTTTGAARAVGEVLPELKGKLDGSAIRVPTPNVSLVDLTFTPKRDTSVEEVNKILKDASEGALKGVLAFSDEPLVSIDYNHCPASSTIDSLETSVLEGKLVRVVSWYDNEWGFSNRMVDTAGVIAGLL
- a CDS encoding O-methyltransferase: MATGWQAVDDYIAEKLLGADDALAAALANNAANGLPPIDVSAAQGKMLFLLAQMAGAKRILEVGTLGGYSTIWLARALPASGTLVTLELEPHHAAVARENLERAGVADKVDIRVGPAADSLAGIAADAPFDLVFIDADKQSNAHYVAEAIRLGRSGTTIIVDNVVREGGVLDADSGDERIEGTRALFARLSADPRLDATAIQTVGAKGWDGFVLARVR
- a CDS encoding fructose bisphosphate aldolase, whose amino-acid sequence is MTAANAAMLEQIKSGQGFIAALDQSGGSTPKALKGYGIDEDAFSNDEEMFGLIHAMRSRIVTAPCFNGDKVIGAILFERTMDGEAGGQPVPALLWDRGVVPFLKVDKGLEAEAEGVQLMKPMSDLDALCDRAVAKGVFGTKMRSVVNLANADGIKAIARQQFAEAKRIAAHDLVPIIEPEVNIKSVERAAADRLLLNEMLAELDAWDGAPVMLKLSLPTEPGLFQPLVDHPKVLRVVALSGGFVRAEACAELAKNPGIIASFSRALLEDLRHQMSDDEFNASLGGAIGEIHAASVA
- the thiE gene encoding thiamine phosphate synthase; protein product: MTTPTCQLYLISPLDVGGDFPAKLEEALAAAPVAAFQFRIKGLNQHAAARLAEPLQAICAAHDTAFIVNDDVGLAKRLDADGVHLGQGDGDPREARRLLGPQAQIGVTCHDSRHFAMEAGEAGADYVAFGAFFPTTTKAVEHYAEPDILVWWQGLFELPCVAIGGITPDNAAILIEAGADFLAVSSAVWAHPEGPGAAVRAFDALLRG
- a CDS encoding phosphoglycerate kinase produces the protein MTAFKTLDDIGDVTGKRVLVRVDLNVPMFEGAVSDTTRIQAALPTIHELSDKGAIVLLLAHFGRPKGAKNPTQSLSLVIDGVANVLGHSVMFIPDCIGEGAKAGIAVLAAGDVAVLENTRFHAGEESNDPTFADALAEIGDLYVNDAFSAAHRAHGSTEGIAHRLPSYAGRAMETELNALDAALGNPAHPVAAVVGGAKVSSKIDVLRNLVGQVDHLIIGGGMANTFLAARGVDVGKSLCEHDLVDTANAIFDAADSAGCTIHLPYDVVVAKQFAPNPPTRTVNVHEVAADEMILDIGPAATEALADVLKNCRTLVWNGPLGAFETPPFDTATVALARTAAALTREGSLTSVAGGGDTVAALNHAGVAGDFTFVSTAGGAFLEWMEGKPLPGVDALQA
- a CDS encoding OPT family oligopeptide transporter; translation: MTNGNQGGAAMRELTLRAIVLGGLLTFLFTAANVYFGLRVGLTFSTAIPAAVISMAVLRTLGGSNMVENNIVQTIGSAAGAVATMIFILPGLVIVGWWTNFPYWTTMLTCAAGGVLGVMLSVPLRRALVINSDLPYPEGVAGAEILRVGMAGDEGARENRLGLSTIILGALVAAFYGVMTALKVAAGEVAKNFKLGAGVGGVAGTMSLGLIGVGHLIGLATGIAMAIGTAISWFVLLPWLSAGKSGAVDDVVGAVFSQEVRFVGAGAIAVAAIWALIRIAGSIAQGLKGIAAAARARKGGQVLELTERDLPGSIVIGTSLALLIPIGVLIWHFVQGGPLAGAFGAALTLALLFILVVGIATAIVTGYMAGLVGTSNSPVSGIGILSILIAAVLVAAIFGGEVAAADRAPLIAFALFVTAFVFGIGIVANDNLQDLKTGQLVGSTPWKQQVALILGVLAGSFIIPPVLDLLNTAFGFAGAPGAGPNALAAPQASLIASIAQGVLGGTLRWDLVGLGGGIGVVAIVADECLGRAGKMRLPPLAIAMGMYLPMSVTLPTIIGTVIGHFWNRMSDRTTRPDFARRMGVLLATGLVVGDSLYGLVFAGTVAAVGDADRLAIVGDGFGVASQFIGLGLLAALGWFAYARTRRRIDETPAE